In one Komagataeibacter sp. FNDCR2 genomic region, the following are encoded:
- the cyoC gene encoding cytochrome o ubiquinol oxidase subunit III, producing the protein MAQNITADAVHDHDEHHESPVVFGFWLYLMTDCVIFGSLFAVFAVMRNQFAGGPTGHEVFELSGVGIETAILLLSSITYGFGMIAAHDNKVSTMRTWLGVTFLLGLGFLFMEIREFSHMVAEGNGPDRSAFLSSFFTLVGTHGLHVTCGLLWMAVLLFQTAGKTELNERMIGKLTCLSLFWHFLDIVWICVFTFVYLMSVI; encoded by the coding sequence ATGGCGCAAAACATTACTGCTGATGCAGTCCACGACCACGACGAACACCACGAATCTCCTGTGGTGTTCGGGTTCTGGCTGTATCTGATGACGGACTGTGTCATCTTCGGTTCGCTGTTCGCAGTGTTCGCGGTGATGCGCAACCAGTTCGCCGGCGGTCCGACCGGCCACGAAGTGTTCGAGCTTTCCGGTGTTGGCATTGAAACCGCCATCCTGCTGCTGAGCTCCATTACCTATGGTTTCGGCATGATCGCCGCCCACGACAACAAGGTCAGCACCATGCGGACCTGGCTCGGGGTGACCTTCCTGCTGGGGCTGGGCTTCCTTTTCATGGAAATCCGTGAGTTCTCTCACATGGTTGCTGAAGGTAACGGCCCGGATCGCAGTGCGTTCCTGTCCTCCTTCTTCACGCTTGTGGGTACGCATGGTCTGCACGTGACCTGCGGCCTGCTGTGGATGGCGGTCCTGCTGTTCCAGACGGCGGGAAAGACCGAGCTGAACGAGCGCATGATCGGTAAGCTGACCTGCCTCAGCCTGTTCTGGCACTTTCTGGACATCGTCTGGATCTGTGTCTTCACCTTTGTCTATCTGATGAGTGTGATCTGA
- the cyoD gene encoding cytochrome o ubiquinol oxidase subunit IV encodes MADHVSSTGESHGSVGSYLTGFVLAVILTVAAFGIVMSHAMSPSGTAGAIALLAVIQIVVHLVYFLHMNGSSAQRWNVMAFVFTVLSVVVLVGGTVFIMHDTSINMMSR; translated from the coding sequence ATGGCAGACCATGTATCCTCCACGGGAGAGAGCCACGGGAGTGTAGGGTCTTACCTTACCGGGTTCGTACTTGCCGTTATCCTGACGGTCGCTGCGTTCGGTATCGTGATGTCGCATGCGATGTCACCGTCCGGCACAGCCGGGGCGATTGCCCTGCTGGCGGTCATTCAGATCGTTGTTCATCTGGTTTACTTCCTGCACATGAACGGTTCGTCCGCTCAGCGCTGGAACGTCATGGCATTTGTCTTCACGGTGTTGTCGGTTGTCGTCCTGGTTGGCGGCACGGTCTTCATCATGCATGACACGTCCATCAACATGATGTCGCGCTAA
- the fdxA gene encoding ferredoxin FdxA, with translation MTYVVTENCIRCKFTDCVEVCPVDCFYAGENFLVINPDECIDCGVCEPECPAEAIFPDSDDRATPWAELNAKYAAVWPNITRKIDAPADAEEWKDKPNKKELLSPEPQKG, from the coding sequence ATGACCTATGTGGTCACCGAAAACTGCATTCGCTGCAAATTCACGGATTGTGTCGAAGTCTGCCCGGTTGACTGCTTCTACGCGGGTGAGAACTTTCTCGTAATCAATCCGGATGAATGCATTGACTGCGGTGTATGCGAACCGGAATGCCCGGCTGAGGCCATCTTCCCCGATAGTGACGACCGCGCCACCCCCTGGGCCGAACTGAACGCCAAATACGCCGCGGTATGGCCCAACATCACACGCAAGATCGACGCCCCGGCCGATGCCGAGGAATGGAAAGACAAGCCGAACAAGAAAGAGCTTCTTTCCCCCGAACCCCAGAAAGGCTGA
- a CDS encoding RNA-binding S4 domain-containing protein, producing the protein MKQPSVPSPTAQRLDLWLLHARFGRSRSACAQMATGGQVRINRQRVTKAHAQVHIGDILTLPAPDRKTVIVIRIISCAERRQSAPLARLLYEVIPEST; encoded by the coding sequence ATGAAACAGCCTTCCGTTCCGTCTCCCACTGCCCAGCGCCTGGATCTGTGGCTGCTTCATGCCCGCTTCGGCCGCAGCCGGAGCGCCTGCGCGCAGATGGCGACAGGCGGCCAGGTACGCATCAACCGCCAGCGCGTGACCAAGGCGCATGCGCAGGTACATATAGGCGATATCCTGACCCTGCCCGCCCCGGACAGAAAAACGGTGATAGTCATTCGCATTATTAGTTGTGCCGAACGGCGGCAATCAGCGCCCCTTGCACGGCTTCTGTACGAAGTTATTCCGGAATCCACGTGA
- a CDS encoding helicase-related protein — translation MTGVPSGPGGPYRTVAGQGSGPHPDMKVRAVLGPTNTGKTHLAIERLLAHSSGIIGFPLRLLARENYDRMVARKGAHAVALITGEEKIVPPRARWFSCTVEAMPLDRRVEFVAVDEIQLCADPDRGHIFTDRLLHARGTAETMFLGADTIRNLIRQLVPGIEIEHRPRLSQLTHAGACKLTRLPPRSAIVAFSASEVYAIAELLRRRRGGCAIVMGQLSPRTRNAQVALYQEKEVDYLVATDAIGMGLNMDVNHVAFASLSKFDGTRIRPLNAGEIAQVAGRAGRGLRDGTFGTTGTCPALREELAEAVEQHRFDPLTRLSWRNSTLDFSSPEALLRSLNHSCPRPELTAGHEASDMLALAALTGNTEIRPLVHSRAATRLLWESCQIPDFRKLGDDSHVRLCGRIFTHIIHDGRIPAAWMDKQLASFFHTEGTIDSLMQRLAGIRVCSYIASRTGWIANAEHWQARTREAEDRLSDILHEQLTARFVDRRATSLIRRLDEGGHDALLSAVTAQGNVVVEGHEVGRIAGLDLIAGDHTDADDGRLLMRAARRAVRSEIPRRVALLVQDEDRQFAFSADGLHILWQDMPIARLQPGADMLAPRPQVLDNPLLDNAQRERIRNRLQAWLGRIVHEHLAPLFAVQAAVASTPDLRGIVHRLREGAGIAVLHRGEHYGPDMIRRLRRLGIRVGHYSLFMPAILKERPMQLRGWLIAISLNMPCPPLPAMSRVTLPPDALPAPLLDRMGWLDAGPVRIRLDIAEKFILELARMTRRAPIPLPPLLASRLGVRREALPAVMKGLNMRVYHPRPMPAEHYGPPAPVMVRFQREIASDGKGKPQHPEKRKAGGRPALKGGARPSRRADSPFAALATLLNRS, via the coding sequence ATGACGGGTGTACCCTCGGGCCCTGGTGGCCCCTATCGCACTGTGGCCGGGCAGGGTTCCGGCCCCCATCCCGATATGAAGGTCCGGGCCGTGCTCGGCCCGACCAATACCGGAAAGACCCATCTGGCCATCGAACGCCTGCTTGCCCATTCCAGCGGGATCATCGGCTTCCCGCTCAGGCTGCTGGCGCGGGAAAATTACGACCGCATGGTCGCGCGCAAGGGGGCGCACGCCGTCGCCCTGATAACGGGGGAAGAAAAGATCGTGCCGCCCAGGGCACGCTGGTTTTCATGCACGGTGGAAGCCATGCCGCTGGACCGGCGGGTGGAATTCGTGGCGGTGGATGAAATCCAGCTCTGCGCCGATCCCGACCGGGGCCATATCTTCACCGACCGGCTGCTGCATGCGCGCGGCACGGCGGAGACCATGTTTCTGGGCGCCGACACCATCCGCAACCTGATCCGCCAACTGGTGCCGGGTATCGAGATCGAACATCGCCCCCGCCTGTCCCAGCTTACCCATGCGGGGGCATGCAAGCTCACGCGCCTGCCCCCGCGTTCGGCCATTGTCGCGTTTTCCGCCAGCGAGGTGTACGCCATAGCCGAACTGCTCCGCCGCAGGCGGGGGGGATGCGCCATTGTCATGGGCCAGCTTTCACCGCGCACGCGCAATGCGCAGGTGGCGCTGTATCAGGAAAAGGAGGTCGATTACCTCGTCGCGACCGATGCGATCGGTATGGGGCTGAACATGGATGTCAACCACGTCGCCTTCGCCAGCCTGTCCAAATTCGACGGCACGCGCATTCGCCCCCTTAACGCCGGTGAAATCGCGCAGGTGGCCGGACGGGCCGGGCGGGGCCTGCGCGATGGCACATTCGGCACCACCGGCACCTGCCCCGCGCTGCGTGAAGAACTGGCCGAAGCGGTGGAGCAGCACCGCTTCGACCCGCTGACACGCCTGTCATGGCGCAACAGCACGCTGGATTTCTCATCGCCCGAAGCCCTGCTACGCAGCCTCAACCACTCCTGCCCCCGCCCGGAACTGACCGCCGGGCATGAGGCCAGTGACATGCTGGCCCTTGCCGCCCTGACGGGAAATACCGAAATCCGCCCCCTCGTGCACTCCCGCGCCGCGACACGGCTGTTATGGGAAAGTTGCCAGATCCCCGATTTCCGCAAACTGGGCGATGACAGCCACGTCCGCCTGTGCGGGCGGATTTTCACCCATATCATTCACGACGGGCGCATTCCCGCCGCATGGATGGACAAGCAGCTTGCCAGTTTCTTCCATACGGAGGGCACCATAGACTCCCTCATGCAGCGGCTGGCTGGCATCCGGGTATGCAGTTACATCGCCTCGCGCACCGGCTGGATCGCCAATGCCGAACACTGGCAGGCCCGCACCCGCGAAGCCGAGGACCGGCTGTCCGACATTCTGCATGAACAACTGACCGCCCGCTTTGTGGACCGTCGCGCCACCAGCCTCATCCGCCGGCTGGATGAAGGGGGGCATGACGCCCTGCTTTCCGCCGTGACGGCACAGGGCAACGTGGTGGTGGAAGGCCATGAAGTCGGGCGTATCGCCGGTCTTGACCTGATTGCGGGCGACCATACCGATGCCGATGACGGCCGCCTGCTCATGCGCGCCGCACGCCGTGCGGTCCGTAGCGAGATCCCGCGCCGTGTCGCCCTGCTCGTGCAGGACGAGGACCGGCAGTTCGCCTTTTCCGCCGATGGCCTGCACATCCTGTGGCAGGACATGCCGATCGCGCGCCTGCAACCTGGCGCCGACATGCTGGCCCCCCGCCCGCAGGTTCTCGACAACCCCCTGCTGGACAATGCGCAGCGCGAACGCATCCGCAACCGGCTTCAGGCATGGCTGGGCCGGATCGTGCATGAACACCTGGCCCCGCTTTTTGCCGTGCAGGCCGCCGTGGCCAGCACGCCCGACCTGCGCGGTATCGTCCACCGCCTGCGCGAAGGGGCCGGAATCGCCGTCCTGCACCGGGGCGAACATTATGGGCCGGACATGATCCGCCGGTTGCGGCGGCTGGGCATACGGGTCGGGCATTACAGCCTGTTCATGCCCGCGATCCTGAAGGAACGGCCCATGCAGTTGCGCGGCTGGCTGATCGCCATCAGCCTGAACATGCCGTGCCCCCCGCTGCCCGCCATGAGCCGCGTCACCCTGCCCCCCGACGCCCTGCCCGCGCCCCTGCTGGACCGCATGGGCTGGCTGGATGCCGGGCCTGTGCGGATCCGGCTGGATATTGCGGAAAAATTCATTCTCGAACTTGCCCGCATGACCCGGCGCGCGCCCATACCGCTGCCGCCACTTCTGGCATCGCGACTGGGGGTGCGGCGCGAAGCCCTGCCCGCGGTCATGAAGGGGCTGAACATGCGCGTCTATCACCCCCGTCCCATGCCAGCCGAGCATTATGGTCCCCCTGCCCCGGTCATGGTGCGGTTCCAGCGCGAAATCGCATCCGATGGAAAGGGAAAACCCCAACACCCCGAAAAACGTAAGGCGGGAGGGAGACCGGCGCTGAAGGGTGGGGCGCGTCCGTCCCGCCGGGCCGACAGCCCGTTCGCGGCCCTTGCCACCCTGCTTAACCGTTCGTGA
- a CDS encoding M17 family metallopeptidase encodes MNMLENPDCLVLAEDVAGQDVGVVHAIRPAALDGLGGLVGAAAARFAGQAGFVARYGQVQLLPGADGNVTTALLGVGEEKDGADPFVFGALPDSLPPGLWRVGAPADIAATDIALGFCLGAYRMPAFGRDMPPAAAGARLVVDTTGRAAAEMAQCMNLARSLINTPPNLMGPDDLAIAAAAALGPLDVQVLVIRGARLEKDFPTLCHVGGGSERAPCVVEARWHGSTATDDAPLISLAGKGVCFDTGGYDLKSASSMLRMKKDMGGAAIMLALARLIVLRDLPVRLELRLGCVENSVSGRAMRPSDVVTTRSGLTVEIGNTDAEGRLVLCDLLHAACEHQPDLLVDAATLTGAARVALGPDVPALFANDDAVAAAFVAAGHACGDPLWRLPLWPGYRKWLSSPVADLNNISSKPTAGAITAALFLENFVRTDVRWIHIDTYGWNDVSRPGRPEGGESLGLRAAYEGILNIFNIGDRMHR; translated from the coding sequence ATGAACATGTTGGAAAATCCGGACTGTCTGGTCCTGGCGGAAGATGTCGCCGGTCAGGATGTGGGGGTGGTGCATGCCATCCGTCCCGCGGCACTTGATGGTCTGGGCGGTCTTGTGGGGGCGGCGGCGGCCCGCTTTGCCGGCCAGGCCGGATTTGTCGCCCGGTACGGTCAGGTACAGCTTCTTCCCGGCGCGGATGGCAATGTCACCACCGCCCTGCTGGGGGTGGGTGAGGAAAAGGACGGCGCCGATCCGTTCGTGTTCGGTGCGCTGCCCGATTCGTTACCCCCCGGCCTGTGGCGCGTCGGCGCGCCGGCGGATATCGCGGCGACGGACATCGCCCTTGGTTTCTGTCTGGGTGCGTACCGCATGCCTGCTTTCGGGCGGGATATGCCCCCGGCGGCGGCCGGCGCGCGGCTGGTGGTGGATACGACCGGACGGGCGGCGGCCGAGATGGCGCAGTGCATGAATCTGGCGCGCTCGCTGATCAATACGCCCCCCAACCTCATGGGGCCGGATGATCTGGCCATCGCGGCGGCGGCGGCGCTCGGGCCACTGGACGTGCAGGTTCTGGTCATTCGCGGGGCACGGCTGGAAAAGGATTTTCCAACCCTGTGCCATGTCGGCGGCGGATCCGAACGGGCCCCCTGCGTGGTGGAGGCCCGCTGGCACGGCAGTACCGCCACCGATGATGCCCCGCTGATCTCCCTCGCGGGCAAGGGGGTGTGTTTCGATACCGGCGGTTATGACCTCAAATCGGCTTCCTCCATGTTGCGGATGAAAAAGGACATGGGGGGGGCGGCCATCATGCTCGCCCTTGCGCGGCTGATCGTGCTGCGCGACCTGCCGGTGCGGCTGGAACTGCGGCTTGGCTGTGTGGAAAACAGCGTGTCCGGCCGGGCAATGCGCCCGTCCGATGTGGTGACGACCCGATCCGGGCTGACGGTCGAGATCGGGAATACCGATGCCGAGGGGCGGCTGGTGCTGTGCGACCTGCTGCATGCCGCCTGCGAACACCAGCCCGACCTGCTGGTCGATGCCGCGACGCTGACCGGCGCCGCCCGTGTGGCGCTGGGGCCGGACGTGCCCGCCCTGTTCGCCAATGACGATGCCGTGGCGGCGGCCTTTGTGGCGGCTGGCCATGCCTGCGGCGACCCGCTGTGGCGGCTGCCGCTGTGGCCGGGATACCGCAAATGGCTGAGCAGCCCGGTGGCGGACCTGAACAATATTTCATCCAAACCCACGGCTGGGGCGATCACGGCGGCGCTTTTTCTAGAAAATTTTGTCAGAACTGATGTGCGCTGGATTCATATCGATACGTACGGGTGGAACGATGTGTCACGTCCCGGCCGGCCAGAGGGCGGAGAAAGCCTTGGTTTAAGAGCAGCTTACGAAGGAATATTAAATATATTTAACATCGGGGACAGAATGCATCGATAA
- a CDS encoding MarR family transcriptional regulator, which yields MAKSSQAHTDQMINSLRDTIVAMVRRDGPDLSARQLAVFLTCYLSDDAHTVRGLAAELNVSKPAITRALDRLKDLDLARRTPDPMDRRSVLIKRTLKGNAYLRDLSAIVSETATQEKAATPARKPVRPRRAEGLRRVG from the coding sequence ATGGCCAAGTCATCACAGGCTCATACGGATCAGATGATCAATTCCCTGCGCGATACCATTGTGGCGATGGTCCGCCGTGACGGTCCCGATCTGTCGGCCCGCCAGCTGGCTGTGTTCCTGACCTGCTACCTGAGTGACGACGCACATACCGTACGTGGTCTCGCCGCCGAGCTGAACGTGTCCAAGCCCGCGATCACCCGCGCGCTGGACCGGCTGAAGGATCTGGATCTGGCCCGCCGCACGCCGGACCCGATGGACCGCCGCTCCGTGCTGATCAAGCGCACGCTCAAGGGCAATGCCTACCTGCGTGACCTTTCCGCCATCGTGAGCGAGACGGCGACACAGGAAAAGGCCGCCACCCCGGCCCGCAAGCCCGTCCGTCCCCGCCGCGCCGAGGGGCTGCGCCGGGTAGGCTGA
- a CDS encoding glycosyltransferase family 4 protein, which translates to MTSMHSTHAAVALFGLVLMAGGLTATVLSRRVIGLHVMDYPTGRSAHAAPVPKGGGLAIVAVFLVGMPVTEMIFHHVADRADITLLLATVWLGLFSWHDDMHPMPPAWKLAAQVAAASVVAGGGIAALPLPAAWAELPLRILWLVCLCNVLNFVDGLDGLAGGCTLLACLATAGLCLAAHGGVDIWGTALVLAAAMAGFLPLNFPRARLFMGDVGSQCCGLVLGALGLRMAGLPHLSHGGMLMPLILSGMLTDVSATLLRRIHAGRPLMRAHREHLYQMAHRSGMKAPRITLMAWGATAYGSLVAGAVATNRIAPSTALGLVGIVQLGWAVTVWRRVRRTPELTW; encoded by the coding sequence ATGACCAGCATGCATTCCACCCATGCCGCCGTGGCCCTGTTTGGCCTTGTGCTCATGGCGGGCGGCCTGACGGCGACGGTCCTGTCACGTCGGGTGATCGGTCTGCACGTCATGGATTATCCTACCGGGCGCAGCGCCCACGCCGCCCCCGTGCCCAAGGGTGGGGGGCTGGCGATTGTGGCCGTGTTCCTTGTCGGTATGCCAGTGACGGAAATGATCTTCCACCATGTGGCGGACAGGGCGGACATCACATTGCTGCTCGCCACGGTCTGGCTTGGCCTTTTTTCATGGCATGACGACATGCACCCCATGCCCCCGGCATGGAAGCTTGCGGCACAGGTCGCCGCGGCCAGCGTGGTGGCGGGGGGCGGCATCGCGGCCCTGCCCCTGCCTGCGGCATGGGCCGAACTGCCGTTAAGGATTCTGTGGCTGGTCTGCCTGTGCAATGTTCTCAATTTCGTGGATGGACTGGATGGGCTGGCCGGTGGCTGCACGCTGCTGGCCTGCCTGGCCACGGCGGGGCTGTGCCTTGCCGCCCATGGCGGCGTGGACATATGGGGCACGGCGCTGGTTCTGGCTGCGGCCATGGCCGGCTTCCTGCCCCTGAACTTTCCGCGTGCGCGACTTTTCATGGGGGATGTGGGAAGCCAGTGCTGCGGGCTGGTGCTTGGCGCGCTGGGACTGCGCATGGCGGGCCTGCCGCATCTGTCCCATGGCGGGATGCTGATGCCGCTGATCCTGTCAGGCATGCTGACGGATGTGTCGGCGACCCTGCTGCGGCGCATCCATGCGGGCCGTCCGCTCATGCGCGCGCACCGCGAGCATCTGTACCAGATGGCCCATCGCAGCGGCATGAAGGCGCCGCGCATTACCCTTATGGCATGGGGGGCGACCGCTTACGGGAGCCTTGTGGCCGGGGCCGTGGCCACGAACCGGATCGCCCCATCCACCGCCCTTGGCCTGGTCGGCATTGTCCAGCTTGGCTGGGCCGTGACCGTGTGGCGGCGGGTACGCCGCACACCGGAACTGACATGGTGA
- a CDS encoding nucleoside-diphosphate sugar epimerase/dehydratase, translating into MVRQSSRRRPALAECARMIRTLAVNCALDTLMGTIAAFVAQGVSGFVARGWPAWALPVVGMGAIAVAGWPFRVFQQHWRFAGRSDFWRLGGACVLAGLLATGLLAGLGAGAGAPAFGMAYTMAAFMLMAGARAGYQGWRHYRGGRAMRSGARIILLGDGEGASRFLRLMPDRAGRVVGMVVEGPQRRPGRQLCGVPVLGQVGDLARILSRMEPAGDMLLVVVDPDFRGARLAAVLHAAQDTGTQVRCMADLSGLAGGVSAPLPPVSLTDLLNRPAVTQDGHGIAEMLRGRRVLITGAGGSIGGELARQIAAHAPAEMVLLDIGEFPLWQVDLHLGEQGSDVARHLVLADIRDAGRIDRVFARFRPELVFHAAALKHVPMVEDNPCEGLLTNVTGTRIVADAAARHGARAMVLISTDKAVNPASVMGASKRVAEMYCQALDMRARGGTEGAGMRCMSVRFGNVMGSTGSVIPLFRHQLERGGPLTVTDSRMQRYFMTVSEAVGLVLQASACGTGAEAGRLAPLLRGGGIFVLDMGTPVRILDLARQMIVLAGLRPGTDVEIRFTGLRPGEKLEEDLFYRQEVLQPTGCPGLRMATPRTVDLAQVANIMDALDVACRNGDGAQALELVRGLVPEFVHNPHGRVTPVPAGPLDVERNAS; encoded by the coding sequence ATGGTTAGGCAATCCTCCCGCCGTCGCCCGGCCCTGGCCGAATGCGCGCGCATGATACGGACCCTGGCGGTAAATTGCGCCCTTGATACGCTTATGGGCACGATCGCCGCCTTCGTGGCGCAGGGCGTGAGCGGTTTCGTGGCGCGGGGGTGGCCGGCATGGGCGCTGCCGGTCGTGGGCATGGGGGCCATCGCGGTGGCGGGCTGGCCGTTCCGTGTTTTCCAGCAGCACTGGCGCTTTGCCGGGCGGTCCGACTTCTGGCGGCTGGGCGGGGCCTGCGTGCTGGCGGGCCTGCTGGCGACCGGCCTGCTGGCCGGGCTGGGCGCGGGAGCGGGCGCGCCCGCTTTCGGCATGGCTTACACCATGGCGGCGTTCATGCTCATGGCGGGCGCGCGGGCGGGGTATCAGGGCTGGCGCCATTACCGTGGCGGACGGGCCATGCGGTCCGGCGCGCGGATCATCCTGCTGGGGGATGGGGAGGGGGCGAGCCGTTTTCTCAGGCTGATGCCCGACCGGGCGGGCCGGGTCGTGGGCATGGTGGTCGAAGGGCCGCAGCGCCGGCCGGGGCGGCAGTTGTGCGGTGTGCCGGTGTTGGGGCAGGTGGGGGATCTGGCGCGCATCCTGTCCCGCATGGAGCCCGCCGGGGATATGCTGCTGGTTGTGGTCGATCCGGACTTTCGCGGCGCGCGGCTGGCGGCCGTGCTGCACGCGGCGCAGGACACCGGCACGCAGGTCCGCTGCATGGCCGACCTGTCGGGCCTGGCCGGGGGTGTGTCCGCCCCCCTGCCGCCTGTCAGCCTGACCGACCTGCTCAATCGCCCCGCCGTGACACAGGATGGGCACGGCATTGCGGAAATGCTGCGCGGCAGGCGCGTGCTGATTACCGGGGCCGGTGGATCCATTGGCGGTGAACTGGCCCGGCAGATCGCCGCCCACGCCCCGGCGGAAATGGTGCTGCTGGACATCGGGGAATTCCCGCTGTGGCAGGTGGATCTTCATCTGGGGGAACAGGGGAGTGACGTAGCGCGGCATCTCGTGCTGGCCGATATACGCGACGCCGGGCGGATCGACCGGGTTTTTGCCCGTTTCCGGCCCGAACTGGTCTTTCATGCCGCGGCGCTGAAGCATGTGCCGATGGTTGAGGACAATCCCTGCGAAGGGCTGCTGACCAACGTGACCGGCACCCGCATCGTGGCCGATGCCGCGGCGCGCCATGGTGCGCGGGCGATGGTGCTGATCTCGACGGACAAGGCGGTCAATCCGGCCAGTGTCATGGGGGCGTCCAAGCGCGTGGCGGAAATGTACTGCCAGGCGCTGGATATGCGGGCCCGTGGCGGGACAGAGGGCGCGGGCATGCGGTGCATGAGCGTGCGGTTCGGCAATGTGATGGGATCGACCGGATCGGTCATTCCGCTGTTCCGCCACCAGCTTGAGCGCGGTGGCCCGCTTACGGTGACCGATTCGCGCATGCAGCGTTATTTCATGACCGTATCCGAAGCGGTGGGGCTGGTCCTGCAGGCCAGCGCCTGTGGCACCGGGGCCGAGGCGGGCAGGCTTGCCCCCCTGTTGCGGGGCGGCGGGATATTCGTGCTGGATATGGGCACGCCGGTGCGTATCCTTGATCTGGCGCGCCAGATGATCGTCCTGGCCGGGTTGCGGCCCGGCACGGATGTGGAGATCCGCTTTACCGGCCTGCGCCCCGGTGAAAAGCTGGAGGAAGACCTGTTTTACCGGCAGGAAGTGCTGCAGCCCACCGGCTGTCCCGGCCTGCGGATGGCAACACCGCGTACGGTGGACCTTGCGCAGGTGGCCAATATCATGGATGCACTTGATGTGGCATGCCGTAATGGTGATGGCGCGCAGGCGCTGGAACTGGTGCGCGGGCTTGTGCCCGAGTTCGTACACAACCCCCATGGCAGGGTCACTCCGGTCCCGGCTGGACCGCTCGATGTGGAAAGGAATGCATCATGA
- a CDS encoding DegT/DnrJ/EryC1/StrS aminotransferase family protein has translation MNAPLEAPVGFLNLPQQQSLIGPRIKQRVDAVMKHCRFVMGPEVMELEGRLASYSGAAECVGVSSGTDAIQIVLMAEGIGAGDAVFLPAFTYTATAEVPLVLGATPVFVDVDPATFQIDPASLRRRIADVRKAGRLRPRAVIGVDLFGQPAPWPELRAIAQEEDLFLMADCAQAFGASLSGRRLGREAVATTLSFFPSKPLGAYGDAGGILTDDPARAELYRSLRTHGEGKTRYEVLRTGMNARLDTIQAAILLAKLDIFDMELDRRRAIAAAYDGGVAGHVTPPARVPDSQASWAIYSVLTRGATERAAIQQSMQARGVASAIYYPRPLHHQPAYAAAHDGVALPVAEELSQRILALPLHPELTDHDVGRVIAAVCAQGDQT, from the coding sequence ATGAACGCTCCGCTGGAAGCCCCCGTGGGCTTTCTGAACCTGCCCCAGCAGCAGAGCCTGATCGGCCCCCGGATCAAACAGCGTGTCGATGCGGTCATGAAGCACTGCCGCTTTGTCATGGGCCCGGAAGTCATGGAGCTTGAAGGCCGGCTGGCCAGCTATAGCGGGGCGGCGGAATGCGTGGGTGTCTCGTCGGGCACGGATGCGATCCAGATCGTGCTGATGGCCGAGGGAATCGGGGCGGGCGACGCCGTATTCCTGCCTGCCTTCACCTATACCGCCACGGCCGAGGTGCCGCTGGTGCTGGGGGCCACCCCGGTTTTCGTGGATGTGGATCCCGCCACGTTCCAGATCGACCCCGCCAGCCTGCGCCGCCGCATTGCCGATGTAAGGAAGGCGGGCCGCCTGCGCCCGCGCGCGGTGATCGGGGTGGATCTGTTCGGCCAGCCCGCGCCGTGGCCGGAACTGCGTGCCATCGCGCAGGAGGAGGACCTGTTCCTCATGGCCGACTGCGCGCAGGCGTTCGGGGCCAGCCTGTCCGGGCGCAGGCTGGGGCGGGAGGCGGTGGCCACCACGCTGTCGTTCTTTCCCTCCAAGCCGCTGGGTGCGTATGGCGATGCCGGCGGTATCCTGACCGATGACCCGGCGCGGGCCGAACTGTACCGCTCGCTGCGCACGCATGGGGAAGGCAAGACCCGTTATGAGGTGCTGCGCACCGGCATGAACGCGCGGCTGGATACGATCCAGGCCGCCATCCTGCTGGCCAAGCTGGATATTTTCGACATGGAGCTTGATCGCAGGCGGGCCATAGCCGCCGCTTATGACGGGGGTGTGGCGGGCCATGTCACGCCGCCCGCCCGCGTGCCGGACAGTCAGGCGTCATGGGCGATCTATTCCGTCCTGACCAGGGGGGCGACGGAGCGCGCGGCCATCCAGCAGTCCATGCAGGCGCGCGGCGTCGCCTCCGCCATCTATTACCCGCGCCCCCTGCACCATCAGCCCGCTTATGCGGCGGCGCATGATGGCGTGGCCCTGCCCGTGGCGGAGGAGCTGTCCCAGCGTATTCTGGCGCTGCCGCTCCACCCGGAACTGACGGATCATGACGTTGGCCGGGTTATCGCGGCCGTGTGTGCCCAAGGAGATCAAACCTAA